Genomic window (Rosa chinensis cultivar Old Blush chromosome 6, RchiOBHm-V2, whole genome shotgun sequence):
CCCATTCCAGATCaccattgttgttgttgttagttTGGAGCCGAGTTAAGTAAGGCTCAGCCTGATTATGCAGGAAAGATTGGTTTCTGGCTTGAGTAGGGGCCTTTCTAACTAAACATTAAGGCTGAAACAAATTGAAGCAAGATTACGGGCAATTTAGCCTACACTACAACTGCAATTTTCAGTTAGCAGGCAGGTATGTGGGAATTATGAGCTCTCAACTTTGCACGATTTCCTTAAACCCACTGAATAAAGAGACTCTTGATCTGTATGACCACACTATACAGGTTACAAAACTCCGAAAACAAGGGCGCTTTTCATCAAACAGGTGATGAGTGGCGAGTAAACAGTACAGAATGCAATTGTTAATGCTTCAGCTTCACTTCTTCTAGTAGATGAGAAAAAGTGCAATTCAGAGTTCAAATGCTTACTACAATTAGATAACAAACTGCATATATAGTCCATGCAAGGCTAAAAAGACATTAAATCTCAAGATATCTATAAACAGCTTCAACATGGCAATTGCTGAACTTGTTTTCTAAACTAAGGTGAAAAAGACCAAAGAATGCTAGTTGCTCACGCCAAGAAATACAGCGATTGAGTTGCTGCATCCAACCATACCCATTAATCTTCGAACCTCAGGAATTTCCGAGTGTTCAGTTGCATTAGAGGCAGCATGCACGTAATTCTCCCTGATTTCAACACAACAGACTTCAATGAAGGACACCCAAGTACTACGTGTTCCCATCATACACGAGATTCTAAGTACGGATGAGTTGAAAATGCACGAATACCAGCTCCAGTTACCAAAGAACAACGACTTATATTAAGCACCTCCAAGTTGCGGCAGTTCTCAGCAAGAGCAGCAATGGTGCAGTCTGAGATTTTATACAGCGAACTCAAGTTCAATTTCTTGAGTGTTCCAATTTCCGAGACTGCGACACCTCCAATGTCAGTAACTTATGACAACCAAGCCAAATTCAGCTACTCCAAGCAGCTCATTTTGTGCAAAAGCGAGACCCCAACATCTGTAATCTCGTCACACTAAGCAAGGATCAATGTCTTGAGGGTTTTCGAGCAAGAACCATTTGCCAGAAAACCCAAACCTTCATCCGTGATTAGACCCCATTTCAAATTCAAGTAGCTAATCGAACTACAAGACCCAATTGCTTCGAGGTCTTCGTCCAAGACCAAGCAATGTCCCAAATCCAAATGTGTCAAATTGTGTGCTGAGTTTAAAAACGTAAGATGAACATTCACCGATCTCCGTCTAAGCATAACCCGGGATAGTTTGGGACACCCCTTTGCCAAAACGCTCATACCATCGACCCAATAGTCAGGACTTTTCTTGAATGGAGGGTGATCTTTGGTCCTGAGGTTGATGGCCTCGAGATCGCGACAAGTTTGAGGTATGAACTTGAGGTTGGTTTGAGTGATAGGCTTGGAAGTTTCAAATGTGAGTAAATTTGGGAATCTAGGGAGTACCTGACGGAGATATTCGGATCGGAGAAGACGAAGGGATGATCGGTTTAGACCTTCCACTCTCAGCCATTGCTTGCAGACCTCCGAAAATGATCTTCTATCATCTGGGTTGCTAATCTTATTGGCGATTAGAGCAAGCAGATCCTCATCATCCATTACAGAAATTTTGCATACTTTTTTGGCTTCTGAAACCGTCTTCCCCTTTCCACTCATCTCGCTGAAACGACCAACAGAGTCATCCCCATGGTGTAGTCTACTATGCACTTTCCGCGAGGACATGTCAAATGGGTTGGGCTAGGGATTTGATAAAGCCAGACGGCCCTAAACATGCTCAGTCCAATCTTGGGCTTTTCCCAATCTAGGATTTGCTTTCCTTTTGTTATTGGCAAAGATGAGTAAACGGAATTCCAACTGTAGACATTCATAATAA
Coding sequences:
- the LOC112173445 gene encoding F-box/LRR-repeat protein 3-like, with amino-acid sequence MSSRKVHSRLHHGDDSVGRFSEMSGKGKTVSEAKKVCKISVMDDEDLLALIANKISNPDDRRSFSEVCKQWLRVEGLNRSSLRLLRSEYLRQVLPRFPNLLTFETSKPITQTNLKFIPQTCRDLEAINLRTKDHPPFKKSPDYWVDGMSVLAKGCPKLSRVMLRRRSVNVHLTFLNSAHNLTHLDLGHCLVLDEDLEAIGSCSSISYLNLKWGLITDEGLGFLANGSCSKTLKTLILA